The Gadus chalcogrammus isolate NIFS_2021 chromosome 10, NIFS_Gcha_1.0, whole genome shotgun sequence genome contains a region encoding:
- the LOC130390852 gene encoding small integral membrane protein 32-like encodes MLRQILLNSTAPADYDLAAMAQSTSHSPSSLNASHDGSVSVAALLRPTAGGRGVAGLREGELHKPDLTTYIIMCLLLFLLVLLIVFFINCQLRNSFFASMPYDRSLREARTSYK; translated from the coding sequence ATGCTCAGGCAGATCCTGTTGAATTCCACGGCCCCTGCGGACTACGACCTAGCGGCAATGGCCCAGTCCACGTCCCACTCGCCTTCCTCCCTGAACGCGTCCCACGACGGCTCCGTGAGCGTGGCCGCCCTGCTCAGACCCACGGCGGGGGGGCGAGGGGTAGCGGGCCTTCGGGAGGGCGAGCTCCACAAGCCGGACCTGACCACCTACATCATCATGTGCCTGTTGCTGTTTCTCCTGGTGCTGCTCATCGTGTTCTTCATCAACTGCCAACTTAGGAACTCCTTCTTCGCCTCCATGCCCTATGACAGGTCACTGAGGGAGGCGCGCACCTCGTACAAGTAG